The Phormidium yuhuli AB48 DNA window TGAGTTTATCTAATAAATACTGTTCAGCCATAATGCCCTTGGATGCTCTCTCAAAATCTCACGGAGGGGGGGATGCGCCATCCTTACAAAAATAGGACGAGCGATCGCGGCCCTCGCGAAGCGTGGGGGAACCGCAATCGCGCCCAACAACGGGGGCTAGCTAAGACTGAGAATCGCTCTCTTCACGAGTATCGGTCATACCATACTTACGCAAGAAGCGCTCAACCCGTCCTTCCGTATCAATAATCTTCTGATTCCCGGTGTAAAACGGGTGATTCCCCGACCAAACATCGACGTGAATTTCCGGCTGAGTGGCACCGACGGTCATCACCAACTCACCGTTACAATACACCTTGGCATCGGGATACCATTCGGGGTGAATTCCTTCTTTAGGCATGATTCGACTCTCTCTTGACTGCTGTAGTTGAACAAAAAACGAACCCGTATCCGGGAAATCGGGCCAGGGTGACTCCACCATTTTAACGCGAATTCCCCTTCGTCCGTCAGCCATCTGACGTTGACGAAGGAGAACCCCACGGTGGTCTTAACGTTTGGAGTACTGAGGTGCTTTGCGAGCTTTGCGCAACCCGTATTTCTTCCGCTCTTTAGCACGGGAGTCACGGGTGAGGTAGCCCTCAATCTTCAGGGGTTGACGATTGTCGGGGTCCAGTTTACACAGGGCCCGCGCCACCCCAAGGCGAATCGCATCGGCTTGTCCGGTTAAGCCACCTCCCTTGACGCTCACGAGAATATCGTACTCGTTTTCCAAGCCCAAGGTTTCCAGAGGAGCCTTAGCCCCGGAAATGTAACTGGGGTTGAACTGTAAATACAGATCTCCGGGTTTGTTGTTGACCACCAGTTGGCCATCTCCAGGAACGAGACGGACGCGGGCCACAGATTCCTTACGTCGTCCGGTTCCCCAATACACAACGCGATTTTGGTCAGTTTCCATTAGTTGTCTCCAGTATTCGTGTCAATAACCAGGGTTTGAGGCTTTTGGGCCTCGTGGGGATGATGGGGTCCCCGATAGACTTTGAGTTTGGTAAACAGTTGCCGACCGAGGGCTTGTTTGGGCAACATCCCTTTGACGGCTTTCTCAATAATTCGCTCAGGAATACGAGCCTGAAGCTTGTCGAAGGTTTCCACCTTCATTCCCCCCGGACGACCGGAGTGACGGCGATAGAGTTTCTGGGTTCCTTTTTTACCGGTGACGGCAACTTTTTCGGCATTGATGATAATGACGAAATCGCCAACATCCATGTGAGGGGTGTAATTGGCTTTGTTTTTACCTCGGAGGATTTGAGCCACTTCACTGGCGAGTCGGCCGAGGCGTTGGTTCGTGGCGTCAATGACGTACCATTGGCGATCGAGCGAATCAACGGGAGGGATATAGGTTTTTGCAGTCATAATGAATGCTCTGGCGTGATGGATAAGGGGTCGAAGATAAAGTGAGGCATGGCCTGCGATCGCGCCTCGGGGGGGAAGGGATTCTCAGGATAGCCGACATCTAAGAGACAGAGTCCCTTGGCAGGGGCCGCATATTTCACAGCTTCCCGCCGTTCGTGTTTCCAGATACTCTGGAACTCATCGAGCGATCGCCGTCCGGTCGCCACTTGCACCAACATTCCCACCAGTAAACGCATCATGCCATAGAGAAAGCCACTGGCTTGGACTTCTAGGCAGACCATCGGCCCCTGTCGCTGGCACAAGACCTCTTGAACCTCCACCCAAGAATGGGGGCGAGAGGACCCGGCGCGGCGAAACGCAGACAAATGGTGACGACCGAGGAGGGGGGTTAAGGCGGCGCGAATCCGCTGTTCATCGATGGGTTCGTGATAGTAATGCCAGACAAACGGCTCGACAAACAGGTTGGGACGGGCTGCGGTGTATAGCAGATAGCGATAACGCCGCCAGGTGGCCGTGAAACGGGCGTGCCAGTCAAAACTGACCGGGGCCGATGCTCGAATTAAAATCCCTTCAGGCAGGGTATTGTTGAGCACCACAGCCCATTTATGGGCGGGAATGGGACTGTTGACATCCACATGGACGACCTGGGCGGCGGCGTGAACCCCAGTATCGGTGCGGCCGGCGGCGTGGATGGTGACCGGATAGCCTAAGACTTTGGCGATCGCCGTTTCCACTTCTTCCTGAACCGTTCGATGATGAGGTTGTCGTTGCCAACCATAAAAGGGATGCCCCAGGTATTGAACCACTAAAGCAACCCGCTGGGTTGGCGTAGGAACGCGATCGCCCATGAACTTAGACCAGTTCGATAATCGCCATTTTCGCGTTGTCACCGCGACGATTCACGGTGCGCAAAATCCGGGTATAGCCCCCGTTACGATTCCCATAACGTTCATTGACCCCAGCAAAGAGGGCATGAACCAATTGAGGATCATACATATACCCCAGGGCCCGACGGCGAGCGGCTAGGGTTCCTTCCTTGGCCAAGGTAATCATATGCTCGGCTTCAGACCGGACGGCTTTGGCCCGGGTTTTGGTAGTGGTAATCCGTCCGTGACGAATTAATTCGGTCGTCAGCGATCGCAACAGTGCTTTTCGCTGGTCGGCAGGTTTGCCGAGTTGAGGGACACGACAAGAGTGACGCATAATACTTTGAGCTAAACAATGAGGTGAACAGTACGAGCCGTGACGGGTCGTGGCTCGACTTAGGCTTTGGCCTTCTCTTGCGGAAGGGTAATCCCCAAACGCTCTTGCAGTGCATCGATCACCTCTTCCGCCGATTTCTGCCCAAAGTTCTTAATCTCTAAGAGATCTTCTTGGGAGTAATCCAGCAAATCGGCCACGGAGTTGATCTGAGCACGTTTCAGGCAGTTATAAGCCCGAACCGACAGTTGCAATTCCTCAATGGGAATTTGGCTGGTGGGGTCTTCGTCAGGGGTGTAATCGTCTTTAAGCGATTCGAGGGTAATATCTTGCAGAGGTGTAAACAACTCTACCAAGATTTTGGCCGCTTGGCTGAGGGCTTCCTGGGGAGAGATGCTGCCATTGGTCCAAATGTCCAAAATGAGCCGATCTTTATCCAGAGAACCGCCAATACGGGCATCTTCCACGGTGTAGTTGACTTTACGCACCGGCATAAATACCGCATCGATTTGTAGGAAGTCCAAAGCACCCCCTTCATCACGACTGCGGTCTACGGAACGATAGCCAGTTCCCGTCTCGATTTTGAACTCCATCTCTAGGGTTGCCCCTTCGGCCAACGTCGCAATGTACTGGTTGGCTGAGGTGGGTTCAACCTCAGATGGGAGATCAAAATCTTCGGCGCTGACCATGGCCGGCCCCTGAACCATCAAACGGCCAATGTGCGGTTGACCCCCGTGGTTTTTCAGCACCACCTCTTTCATATTCAGTAAGATTTCCAGAACATCCTCACGAACCCCTGGAATGGTGGCGAACTCATGGTTCACACCGGCAATGCGGACGGCTGTTACCGCCGTCCCTTCAATGTTTGACAATAGGATTCGCCGTAGGGCATTGCCAACGGTGGTTCCTTGTCCCCGTTCTAGGGGTTCGACCGTGAACTTGCCATATTGTCCTTGGTCTTTTTCAGTGTTACTTTCAACACATTCAATTTGAAACTGCGCCACGGCGTGACCTCCCGAATACTGATTCCCCATGTGAAGCTGTTAGGCTTGCTGCATCTTGTGAAGCGCTTGACTTTTTTTCACAAGTATGCTGACCATTTGGCAACCTCCCGGCAACAATCCAGGAGTGCCGACTGTGTTAGACCCGCCGACGTTTGGGGGGACGGCAACCGTTATGGGGGATGGGGGTGATGTCACGGATGAGAGTAATTTCTAACCCGGCTCCTTGTAGGGCACGGATTGCAGTTTCCCGGCCAGCACCAGGGCCATTGACCATGACTTCAATTTGGCGCATTCCTTGGTCACCAGCACGACGAGCGGCACTTTCAGCAGCGGTTTGAGCGGCATACGGGGTTCCTTTTTTAGCACCCTTGAAGCCACTCGAACCGGCTGAGGCCCAGGAAATCACTTCACCTCGTGAGTCGGTGATGGTGACGATGGTGTTGTTGAAGGTGGATTGGATATACGCCACGCCATTGGGAACGTTACGCTTTTGCTTCCGGGGACCGGATTTTTTGGGTTGTCTCGCCATAATAGATTCTGCTTAGGATTAGGGTTCGTGGTGGATGGGCCGGATGGCCCCAGGTTGAGGCTGAGTGGTTTTCGGGTCACTCCTGAGAGAATCAGGACATGAGGGTTATTTTTTCAAGCCGGGTTTTTTCTTCCCAGCTACAGTGCGGCGGGTTCCACGACGAGTCCGACCGTTGGTCCGCGTGCGTTGTCCCCGCACGGGAAGCCCCGTCCGGTGACGGCGACCGCGATAACAGCCGATATCGACGAGTCGTTTCACGTTCATCGTTTCCCAACGACGCAGATCCCCTTCGATTTGGTAGGTCTCTTCAATATGCTGCCGCAGGCTGGCCACGTCACTATCGCTGAGATCTTTGACGCGGGTGTCGGGGTTCACTCCGGTGGCCGCTAGGATCGCTTGCGATCGCTTCAGGCCAATGCCGTAAATATAGGTCAGTCCAATTTCAATGCGTTTGTCGCGGGGGAGGTCAACTCCTGCAATCCGTGCCATGGTTTTTCCTTATGATGAAATTCGTCGTGTGATGGGTGGGGGAGTTTTGGCTAGCTCCACCCTCGGGTTGAGGTTTTCGGGGTATGATGGGGGTCAGACCTGAGTCTGAGGGGGTTGGGGCAGTTAGCCCTGACGTTGTTTGTGCTTGGGATTGGTGCAGATGACCATGACGCGCCCGCGCCGTCGGATCACGCGACACTTTTCGCACATTTTGCGGACTGATGCTCGAACTTTCATGACTTCGGTTGCAATACTTACAAACTTGATATTATAACTGATTTCCAGTTCTGACGACAGGGGCCCAGACTCCGGATTGGAGCCGGCTGTTGGCGTCAAACTGAGTTGAAATGAGGTCTCTCAGAACGACCTCCGGGACAGATGACGGTTATTTTTTGCGTAGCCGATAGGTGATGCGACCTTTTTCCAGGTCATAGGGCGTCAGTTCGACTTTGACGCGATCGCCGGGCAGAATTTTAATGTAATTGCGGCGAATCTTCCCAGAAATATGGGCAAGAACGTTAAAGCCGTTATCGAGATCCACTCGAAACATTGCATTGGGAAGGGACTCAGTTACAGTTCCTTCCATCTCGATTAGGTCTTGTTTAGCCACGTAGGTCTCCTTTCTGTTCAACACATTGGGGCGATCGTAAAGCGTGCGAAAACCGCAATCGCTTCCCAGGACTGCCTTCAAGATTTTATCAAACAATCTGACAAAATCCCTTGACAAATCTCCAGATTTAGTATCACGCCGCCAAGCTTTGGCTGAGATGGTCCGTGACAGCATCCATTTCCTGGCTACCATCAATCGAGAGCAAGCGCGACTGTTCCTCGTAGAAGCTAATCAGAGGCGTAGTGGCCTCACGATAGACGCTCAGGCGGTGACGAATCGTCTCCTCCTGATCATCCTGGCGACCTCGGGCCACCAGTCGCTGCACAATCTCCTCATCGGGAACGGTGAAATTCACAGCGCGATCGCAGCTTTGCTGAATCTCAGCCAACAACTCATCCAAAAACTTCGCCTGAGACAAATTGCGGGGAAAGCCATCCAGAATCCAGCCCGACTGGGCATCATCCTCTTGTAGCCGCTCCCGCACCAAGCCCAAAATCAGATCATCAGGGACTAAATCCCCACGGTCCATATAGGACTGAGCCTTTTGTCCCAAGGGCGTTTGATTGGCAACCGCCTGGCGGAGAATATCCCCGGTCGAGATATGAGGGATTCCCAAGCGTTGAGAAACCCGTTGAGCCTGTGTGCCTTTCCCCGCCCCTGGCGGTCCCAAAAAAATCAAACGCATAAGTTTTTATTTCACCATTCCTTCATAACGTTGCGAGATGACATAAGTTTGAATCTGTTTTGCCGTCTCAATGGCAACCCCCACCAAAATCAAGAGTGAGGTTGCGCCAAATCCTTGAAAGGTTGTCACCCGAGTCGCACTTTCCACCGCCGTCGGCACCGTCGCCACTACACCGAGAAAAACCGCTCCCAAGAAGGTCAACCGGTTCAAAATTCGCTCAATATACTCGCTCGTGGCCCGTCCGGGACGAATCCCCGGAATACTCGATCCCATTTTTTTCAGGTTTTGCGCCAAATCGATAGGATTTAGAATTAAAGAGGCGTAGAAATAACTGAAGAACAGAATCAGCACCAGGTAGAACAGAGCATACAGCCAAGGAGTTGGGCCGCCTGGGCTAAGGTACTCCGAGATGCGAACTAGGGTTGGATTATTGGTTGCACCGGCAATAATTCCTGGCAGAATCAAGAAACTGGAGGCGAAAATAATCGGCATCACTCCCCCTTGATTCAGACGCAGGGGCAGATAATTTGTGCGTTCACGGTAGAGACGACGACCCACCTGGCGACGAGCGGAGATAATCGGGATGCGTCGTGCGCCTTCTTGCACAAAGACAATCCCAACAATCGTGACGAGGAACACCAGTAAGAGCAGAATGACCCGTCCGACAATGGCCTGGTCTTGTTGCGCCAATTGGATGGTATCGCCCAAGGATCTCGGCAAGACCGCGACAATGTTGACAAAAATCAACAAAGATGCACCATTGCCAATACCCCGCTCCGTAATCAACTCCGAGACCCACATGACAAACATGGCTCCAGTGACTAGAGCAATAATCGTCTGAGTCACAAACAGCGGTCCGGGGTTGTAGGCGTAGGCGCTGGTCCACAGAGCAATCCCGATGCTTTGCAGCACCGCTACCCCGAGGGCGATATAACGAGTAATTTGGGAAATCTTGCGCCGTCCCGCTTCCCCCTCGTTTTTCTGTAAATCTTCCAAAGTCGGCAAAGCCGCCGTCAGTAACTGAATGGCGATCGAGGCGTTAATAAAGGGCAAAATCCCCAGGGCGAAAATCCCCAAGGTTTGCAGACCTCCCCCCGAAAACGCATCGAGAAGACCCAAAAAGGGGCTACCCTGCAAATCGGCGGCGAAGCGCTCTCGGTCAATGCCCGGAACTGGAAGATAAATTCCCAAACGAACTACAAAAATTAAGCCAATGGTGACCAGGATGCGGCCGCGAAGACCCGCCGCCTGGGCCATTTGCATAAATGTTTCCTGAGCCGTTGGGGCTTTTTCTCGATTGACTACCATAACGGGAACCTCTAGCTGATACCTATGAGCGTCGATTGAATACTCCGTGCCCCTTCATCCCGGCAATTACTCGGCGTTGTCAGCTTCAGTGCTGTTGTCAGCGGTGTTCCCAGTAACGAGTTCACAACGACCGCCAGCCGCTTCAATTTTCTGACGGGCACTTCGAGTAAAGGCAGCCGCGTTTACCGTCAGAGCAACGGTTAACTCGCCATCACCTAAGATTTTTAGCGGACCTTGTTGAGCATGAACTAGGTTCGCCTCAAGCACGGAAGCTAAGGTCACGTCACTGTTCGCTGCAAACGAAGCCAGTTGACCCACATTAACAATAGTGTACTGTTTGGGATTGATGACCGTAAAGTGCTTGAGTTTGGGCACTCGGCGGTACAGGGGCATTTGACCCCCTTCAAATCCCGGTCGGGTGCCGCCACCGGAGCGAGACTTTTGGCCGCGCATTCCTTTACCGCAGCTTGCCCCTTGTCCGGCAGCAATCCCACGGCCGAGACGACGGCGGCGTTTTTTAGAGCCGGGTTGCGGCTGAACGTCTTGTAATCTCATGATCTATAACAATGAACGGTGAACAATATACCTGGGTGCTGCCTCCGGCCGGCCCGTTAACAGGGACGGATGGGGTCAACGGTGAACCGCAGTTGTGAGTTCCGAGCAGGTCTTTAGGAAAAGACTTGTTCTAGGGGAATATCTCGCTCTTTGGCGACATCGCCGAAGGTCCGCAGGGTCGAGAGTCCGTCAACGGCGGCGCGAGCATTGTTGAGGGGGTTACTGGACCCGAGTTGTTTGGCGAGGATGTTACGAACACCGGCCAATTCGAGAACGGTACGAACCGCACCCCCAGCAATTACCCCAGTACCGGCGGAGGCGGGACGCATCATCACACGAGCACCTCCGGCTTCCCCATTGACTCGGTGGGGAATGGAACTGGCTTTATTGAGGGGAACCGTGATGGTGTGTTTTTTGGCATCGGCCACGCCTTTTTTGACGGCACCGATGACATCGCCGGCTTTGCCGACGCCGACGCCGACCTGTCCTCGTTCATTGCCAACGACGACAATGGCGCGGAAGCTGAGTTTTTTACCGCCTTTAACCACTTTGGTGACGCGGCGAATCTGGACGACGCGCTCTTGCCATTCGGACTCTTTTTCGCGGTTACGGTTACCTTTTTTGCGACGATCGCGTTGTTCTGCCATGTTGGATCCTGTCGTGCGTAGTACGTTTTGAGAGACGTTTTAGAACTGAAGACCGGCTTCACGAGCGGCTTCAGCTAAAGCTTGCACTCGACCGTGATAGAGGTTTCCCCCGCGATCGAACACAACTTTATCAATACCTTTGTCCTGAAGGCGTTTGGCGAGAAGTTCACCAACCTTGGCCGAGGCTTCACAGGTTGCCGTTCCCGAGAGGCTAGCCCGTAAATCGGGATCGAGCGTCGAAGCGGTGGCTAGGGTGTGATGTTGGGTGTCATCAATCGCCTGGACATAAATGTGCTGGTTGGAACGGAAGACGGCCACTCTGGGGCGTTCCGTGGTTCCCTGCACTTTACGGCGAATCCGACGATGTCGGCGGTGGGTGGACTGCTTTCGGGTCAGTTTCATAGTGACAATAGGGAATCGGCGTTTGAAAAGCCTAGAGATAAAGGGATCTTAAAAGCCTGAGGGGTAAGCCAAGGGAGCTTATTTTTTCCCGGCTTTCCCGGCTTTACGACGGACTTGTTCGCCAGCGTAGCGAATTCCTTTGCCTTTATAGACTTCAGGGGGACGCACGCCACGAATTTGGGCCGCGACGTTACCAACGATTTCTTTGTTAATCCCTTTAACAATGACGTTGGTGTTGTTTTCGACACTGATATCAATGCCTTCGGGGGGATTGATTTCAACGGGTTGGCTGTAACCCACGTTGAGGACTAATTTGCGCCCTTGGACTTGGGCACGATAGCCCACCCCTTGGATTTCCAGTCGCCGTTCAAAGCCTTTGGACACGCCATCGACCATGTTGGCTAGGAGGGTGCGGCTGAGTCCGTGACGAGCGCGGCATTGCCGAGATTCATCGCGACGTTGAACCAGGAGTGTTCCGTCGTCATCTTGGCTGAGTTTAACTTCACGGGGAAAGTCCCGTGAGAGTTCTCCCAAAGGACCTTTGACGGAAACAGCTTGTCCGTCAAGGTTGACGGTGACGTTCTTGGGAACGGGTATAGGACGTTTGCCAATTCGAGACATTGCGGTTTCTCTGCGGTTATCTTACGGATGGAATGGGATGCGTCAACTCGCTGTCGGGTTTAGTAGACGTAGCAGAGAACTTCTCCGCCAACGCCTTGGCGACGGGCCTCGCGATCGGTCATGATCCCGTGGGAGGTGGAAATGATGGCAATACCGATTCCGCCTAAGATGCGGGGGAGTTCTTTCCGGTTGGAATACACTCGCAAGCCCGGCTTACTGACGCGCTTAAGCTTCTTGATGGTGGGTTGACGATGTTTGCCTTTGTACTTGAGCGAGATGACGAGATGGCGGTTGATGCCTTCGCCCTCTTCTGTGAAATCTGAAATGAAGCCTTCGTCTTTTAAGACTTGGGCAATGCTGCGCGTCATCTTGGTGGACGGCACTTGCGTCGTGTCGTGTCGCGCCAAGGTGGAATTGCGAATGCGCGTCAGCATATCTGCAATGGTGTCGTTAGCCGCCATAGTTTCCTCTTATCTAACCTGCCTCAATTACTGCGGAAGGGCATTCCCATTTCCCTGAGCAACGCACGACCTTCTTCGTCGGTGTTGGCTGTGGTGACAATGGAGATGTCCATTCCCCGCAACTGGTCAATACTGTCGTAATCCACTTCGGGGAAGATCAATTGTTCACGGACCCCGAGGGTGTAGTTGCCTCGACCATCAAAACTTTTGGGACTAATGCCACGAAAGTCGCGAATCCGGGGTAACGAAATGCTGATCAAGCGATCGAGAAAGGCATACATGCGTTCTCGACGCAGGGTCACCATGACCCCAACGGGCATTCCTTCACGGACTTTGAAGCCAGCAATGGATTTTTTAGCGCGAGTGACCACCGGCTTTTGCCCGGTGATGACGGCCAGTTCCCGTAGGGAAGATTCCAGGGCTTTGGCGTTTTGGGACGCTTCCCCTAAGCCCCGGTTCACGGTGATTTTGGAGAGTTGGGGGACTTCGTGGATGTTCTCGTAGTTAAACTCGGATTTGAGTTTGGGAACAATGGTCTCTAGGTAGAGGGTTTTGAGTCGCTGTGTCATGATCGTGATGTCTGGATGATGTCCTGGTCTGGGTCAGGACTGGGTTGCGATCGCCCGAGTTGATAGTTAGTCAATGATCTCGCCAGTTTTTCTAAGCTTTCTGACTTTACGACCGTCTTCGGTAAAGGTGTAGCACGCCCGACTGGCTACTTTTTCTTTGTTGGAGTAGAGCATGACGTTGGAGCTGTGAACCGGGGCTTCATAGGTATTGATGCTACCGGATTCACCCTCTTGGGTGGGTTTGACATGCTTGGTGCGAATGTTAACCCCTTTGACAATCACCTGACTGGTTTCAGGAATTGCCCGTAGGATTTCGCCCACTTTACCTTTATCTTTGCCAGCGATGACTTGGACGGTATCGCCAGTTTTGACGTGCATTTTGTGGCGGACGGGGGTAGTTTGGCGTTGTTTTTTAGCCATTTATAGGACCTCCGGCGCGAGGGATACAATTTTGGTGAAGTTTCTTTCCCGGAGTTCACGGGCAACGGGGCCGAAAACGCGAGTACCTCGGGGATTTCCTTCAGGGTTGACAATCACGGCGGCGTTGTCATCAAAGCGAATGCTCATACCACTTTCCCGTAAGAGATTTTTACGGGTGCGGACGATGACGGCGCGCACGATGTCCGATTTTTTGATGGGCATATTGGGGAGTGCGTCTTTGACGACGGCGATTACAGTATCGCCAACGTGGGCATAACGACGATTCCCCCCGAGGACTCGGATGCACATCAGCTTCCGGGCCCCGCTGTTGTCAGCGACATTGAGGTAGGTTTCTTTTTGAATCACGGTCAGTCTCCCTTATGGGGGGTTCGGTGAACAAGGGAATGGCTCAGGGGAGGGGTTAAACTCCGCTGGCGTGGCTGAGGGTTTCGACGATTACCCAGCGTTTTTGTTTGCTCAAAGGGCGGGATTCACGAATACGGACGCGATCGCCCTCGTTGGACTCGTTGTTCTCGTCATGGGCTTTATACCGACGAGTTTGAACCATCGTTTTCCCATATTTGGGGTGAGGAACCCGAGTTTCCACAGCAACCACGACGGTTTTATCCATTTTGTTGCTGACGACGGTGCCAATTCTTTCTTTAACTGCCATAACAAATGGGGATTTACAGATGTGTTAGGGGGTGAAGGGTCACAGCGAGGTCACTGCTCCTACTCCTCTTCAGCGGTGGCTTCTTCAGCAGGTGCTTCAGGAGTCGCTTCGGTTGTACTTTCAGAGGGGGCTGGGGTTTCGCTAGCTTCCACAACGGGGGTAGCTGGGGTTGAACCCTCAGAATCCGTATCTGAATCCGCTTGAGGAGCCGCTTCACTGGCCGCTTGCCGCTTAAGTTCCCCTTCCACAGTCAGCAGTTGAGCTAAACGATGGCGCAGGTGTTTGAACTGGTGGGTTTTCTCCAACTGTCCGGTGGCTTGTTGTAAGCGCAATTCAAACAGTTGTTTTTTGACCTGAACCACCTGCTCGGCAATCTCCTCTTGGGAGAGGTTACGAACCTCTTCGATTTGGGGTAAAGCCATAGTGAGTTTACTCTCCTTCGCGCTTGATAAACTTGGTCTTAATGGGCAACTTAAAGGATGCCAAGCGCATTGCTTCCCGAGCGGTCTCCTCGGGAACCCCGGCGATTTCAAACATGATGCGGCCGGGTTTAACCACGGCGACCCAGAATTCTGGGTTCCCCTTACCCGAACCCATCCGGGTTTCGGCGGGGCGCATGGTCACGGGTTTATCCGGGAATAGGCGAATCCAGATTTTTCCGCCGCGTCGGATATAGCGGGTCATCG harbors:
- the rpsH gene encoding 30S ribosomal protein S8, which encodes MAANDTIADMLTRIRNSTLARHDTTQVPSTKMTRSIAQVLKDEGFISDFTEEGEGINRHLVISLKYKGKHRQPTIKKLKRVSKPGLRVYSNRKELPRILGGIGIAIISTSHGIMTDREARRQGVGGEVLCYVY
- the rplE gene encoding 50S ribosomal protein L5; the protein is MTQRLKTLYLETIVPKLKSEFNYENIHEVPQLSKITVNRGLGEASQNAKALESSLRELAVITGQKPVVTRAKKSIAGFKVREGMPVGVMVTLRRERMYAFLDRLISISLPRIRDFRGISPKSFDGRGNYTLGVREQLIFPEVDYDSIDQLRGMDISIVTTANTDEEGRALLREMGMPFRSN
- the rplX gene encoding 50S ribosomal protein L24, yielding MAKKQRQTTPVRHKMHVKTGDTVQVIAGKDKGKVGEILRAIPETSQVIVKGVNIRTKHVKPTQEGESGSINTYEAPVHSSNVMLYSNKEKVASRACYTFTEDGRKVRKLRKTGEIID
- the rplN gene encoding 50S ribosomal protein L14, whose product is MIQKETYLNVADNSGARKLMCIRVLGGNRRYAHVGDTVIAVVKDALPNMPIKKSDIVRAVIVRTRKNLLRESGMSIRFDDNAAVIVNPEGNPRGTRVFGPVARELRERNFTKIVSLAPEVL
- the rpsQ gene encoding 30S ribosomal protein S17 — encoded protein: MAVKERIGTVVSNKMDKTVVVAVETRVPHPKYGKTMVQTRRYKAHDENNESNEGDRVRIRESRPLSKQKRWVIVETLSHASGV
- the rpmC gene encoding 50S ribosomal protein L29 — translated: MALPQIEEVRNLSQEEIAEQVVQVKKQLFELRLQQATGQLEKTHQFKHLRHRLAQLLTVEGELKRQAASEAAPQADSDTDSEGSTPATPVVEASETPAPSESTTEATPEAPAEEATAEEE
- the rplP gene encoding 50S ribosomal protein L16 translates to MLSPKRTKFRKQHRGRMRGLATRGNTVDFGDFGLQALEPSWITSRQIEASRRAMTRYIRRGGKIWIRLFPDKPVTMRPAETRMGSGKGNPEFWVAVVKPGRIMFEIAGVPEETAREAMRLASFKLPIKTKFIKREGE